In Vagococcus hydrophili, one DNA window encodes the following:
- a CDS encoding ABC transporter substrate-binding protein gives MKSFKKIATVAGAALLVAGLAACGNGGSKDAKGGKSGGKSDTTTLLMYQVGDKPENYDELMGIANKRIKEKIDVEIDLQYIGWGDWDQKMSTIIASGENYDISFASNYVSNAQKGAYADLTELAPDHAKEAYDQLDESYIKGNLVDDKLYAFPVKGNVYGQQMLTFNKQYVDKYKLNVDDINSYADAEKVLMEFHKKEPNIAAFAIGQNFKVSGDYDYPLGKDYPFAIKLDDEKNPKIINQYEDKDMMENLKTYRKWYEAGIIPTDAATNTTGFPLEGNTWFMREETQGPMDYGDTVLTNAAGQPIVSRAITKPYRTTAQAQMANFTVSNVSKNKEKSVEFLGLLNSDPELLNGLVWGVEGKAWEKSGDNKIKLLDGYKPNQHMAAWNTGNNMLLYTQDTLSDDLVKERDKKIEESIVSPTLGFNFKTDSVKTELTNIANIMSRYKDSINTGSVDPEENVAKMSKDLEKAGWSKVQEEMQKQLDEFLKK, from the coding sequence GTGAAAAGCTTTAAGAAAATCGCAACCGTCGCTGGTGCAGCACTTTTAGTGGCAGGTTTGGCAGCGTGTGGTAATGGTGGTAGTAAAGATGCCAAAGGTGGAAAATCTGGAGGTAAAAGTGATACAACAACTCTTTTAATGTACCAAGTAGGGGATAAACCAGAAAACTATGATGAGTTAATGGGAATTGCCAACAAACGCATTAAAGAAAAAATTGATGTAGAAATTGATTTACAATACATTGGTTGGGGTGACTGGGATCAAAAAATGAGTACCATCATCGCTTCAGGTGAAAACTACGATATCTCTTTTGCATCAAACTATGTCTCTAACGCTCAAAAAGGCGCTTATGCAGATTTAACTGAATTAGCACCAGATCACGCGAAAGAAGCTTATGACCAATTAGATGAATCTTATATTAAAGGTAACTTAGTAGATGATAAATTATATGCTTTCCCAGTTAAAGGAAATGTCTATGGTCAACAAATGTTAACATTTAACAAACAATATGTTGATAAATATAAGTTAAACGTCGATGACATTAATTCTTATGCTGATGCTGAAAAAGTGTTAATGGAATTCCATAAAAAAGAACCAAATATCGCGGCTTTTGCGATTGGTCAAAACTTTAAAGTATCAGGCGATTATGATTATCCATTAGGAAAAGATTACCCATTCGCTATTAAATTAGATGATGAAAAAAATCCTAAGATTATTAACCAATACGAAGACAAAGACATGATGGAAAACCTTAAAACTTACCGCAAATGGTATGAAGCAGGAATTATTCCAACAGATGCTGCTACAAACACAACTGGTTTCCCATTAGAAGGAAACACTTGGTTCATGCGTGAAGAAACACAAGGACCTATGGATTACGGCGATACAGTGTTAACAAATGCTGCGGGTCAACCAATTGTTTCTCGTGCGATTACAAAACCATACAGAACAACAGCACAAGCACAAATGGCTAACTTTACAGTATCAAATGTTTCTAAAAACAAAGAAAAATCAGTTGAATTTTTAGGCTTATTAAACAGCGATCCAGAATTATTAAATGGTTTAGTATGGGGTGTTGAAGGAAAAGCTTGGGAAAAATCTGGTGATAACAAAATTAAATTATTAGATGGTTACAAACCTAACCAACACATGGCAGCTTGGAATACAGGAAACAACATGCTTCTTTACACACAAGACACATTATCAGATGATTTAGTTAAAGAACGTGATAAAAAAATCGAAGAATCAATTGTTTCTCCAACATTAGGCTTTAACTTTAAAACAGATAGCGTTAAAACTGAATTAACTAACATTGCTAACATCATGAGTCGTTACAAAGATAGCATCAACACTGGATCAGTTGACCCAGAAGAAAATGTTGCTAAAATGTCTAAAGACTTAGAAAAAGCAGGTTGGAGTAAAGTTCAAGAAGAAATGCAAAAACAATTAGATGAATTCTTAAAAAAATAA
- a CDS encoding ABC transporter permease, with protein MKGGKRVKKKKKGFWADVYRFRALIFMAIPGFIWFIFFFYIPVFANVIAFKDFHISPDGFIASLRDSPWVGFDNFKFLFASNDAWLITRNTLAYNIIFLAFNLFFAVAFAIIMSELRNKKLVKVYNTMSLLPYFLSWVVISYFVYAFLSPDKGIINQWLTQNGQMPIQWYTDPTWWPLIFVVLNVWKSLGYNSIIYYASVMGIDPTYYEAAMVDGASKWQQIKNVTIPQLLPMMSILLILNIGGIFKADFGMFFSIPRQSGALYEVTSVLDTYIYNGLTATGDIGMTAAAGLYQSVVGSTLLILANFVVRKLDPDSALF; from the coding sequence ATGAAGGGAGGAAAAAGAGTGAAGAAAAAGAAAAAAGGGTTTTGGGCTGATGTTTACCGCTTTAGAGCGTTAATTTTTATGGCAATACCTGGCTTTATCTGGTTTATATTCTTCTTTTATATTCCAGTATTTGCTAATGTTATTGCGTTTAAAGATTTTCATATTTCCCCAGATGGATTTATTGCCAGTCTAAGAGATAGCCCATGGGTTGGATTTGATAACTTCAAATTCCTATTTGCATCTAATGATGCGTGGTTAATTACCCGAAATACATTAGCTTATAATATTATATTTTTAGCATTTAACTTATTCTTTGCAGTCGCATTTGCCATTATTATGAGTGAGTTACGGAATAAAAAATTAGTGAAGGTTTATAATACGATGTCATTACTACCATACTTCTTATCATGGGTGGTTATCTCGTATTTTGTTTATGCCTTCTTAAGTCCTGACAAAGGTATTATCAATCAATGGCTAACGCAAAATGGCCAAATGCCAATCCAGTGGTACACTGACCCAACATGGTGGCCATTAATCTTTGTCGTGTTAAATGTTTGGAAGAGTTTAGGTTATAACAGTATTATCTACTATGCCTCAGTTATGGGAATTGATCCTACGTATTATGAAGCTGCAATGGTAGATGGCGCGAGTAAATGGCAACAAATTAAAAATGTAACGATTCCACAATTATTACCAATGATGAGTATTTTATTAATCTTAAACATTGGAGGAATCTTCAAAGCAGATTTTGGAATGTTCTTCTCAATTCCAAGACAATCAGGTGCTTTGTATGAAGTAACCTCTGTGTTAGATACATACATCTATAACGGTTTAACTGCAACAGGAGATATTGGTATGACAGCAGCAGCAGGTCTTTATCAATCAGTTGTCGGAAGTACGTTATTAATTTTAGCGAATTTTGTTGTTCGTAAGCTTGATCCAGATTCAGCATTATTCTAG
- a CDS encoding TPM domain-containing protein, with the protein MENSCFRKKGLIFGLVIIVFLIFSGTAFAEIDNIFVEDNANILTTEDKNYIKQINEEVFITLPGEPQYAVITLKSLKGFESIESYAEKKFKELGVGNKQLNNGFLFVISVEDREYRLETGYGVEEIITDSMKEDIVTSEATELLQDEKYGESVMMISKNIEQLVKMKYSDLDSAKEMVAAEKERQDKLMKMIFIIVIFFFIITALVAIIYILSIMFIRKKLTKSYLAKDLVGYIYIDKANTILGTAKGTSKVNLSESIAKKINRMPNKMKFLSNDYDLKNYIAQFLLIDSLIQYCKQFKKEAPYNVSVYLDSKHLDTLKSELIPISSTFDYPVTVNPYLSDVEMLIVGDYVEIVTEKHRQALKIASKNKKFIETVSQQYASEKEKQLGRIDYKLIIALMVYYFLKDRDLSDPELLSQLTINEASLEKAYKFAKKRKKEIDSDQRQKALNDLTNMSLGNYYMHTMIWSSYNDSSGGSSGGGSSFGGGSSGGGGFSGGW; encoded by the coding sequence ATGGAGAATAGTTGTTTTAGGAAAAAGGGCTTGATTTTTGGTTTGGTAATAATAGTTTTCTTGATATTTTCGGGTACGGCATTTGCTGAAATTGATAATATTTTTGTAGAAGATAATGCAAATATATTAACGACAGAAGATAAAAATTATATTAAACAGATAAACGAAGAGGTATTTATTACTCTTCCTGGTGAACCACAATATGCTGTTATTACTTTAAAAAGTTTAAAGGGATTTGAGTCCATTGAAAGTTATGCTGAAAAAAAATTCAAAGAATTAGGTGTCGGAAATAAACAATTAAATAATGGCTTTTTATTTGTTATTTCAGTGGAAGATCGAGAGTATCGATTGGAAACAGGTTATGGTGTGGAAGAAATCATTACTGATAGTATGAAAGAAGATATAGTTACATCAGAAGCCACTGAATTACTACAAGATGAAAAATACGGTGAGTCAGTAATGATGATTTCGAAGAACATTGAACAGTTAGTAAAAATGAAATATAGCGATTTGGACTCAGCAAAAGAGATGGTAGCGGCTGAAAAAGAGAGACAAGACAAGTTAATGAAGATGATTTTTATCATTGTTATTTTCTTTTTTATCATAACGGCATTAGTTGCTATCATCTATATTTTAAGTATTATGTTTATTCGTAAGAAACTAACTAAATCGTATTTGGCAAAAGATTTAGTAGGATATATTTATATAGATAAAGCGAATACGATATTAGGAACAGCAAAGGGGACAAGTAAAGTAAATTTATCGGAATCTATTGCTAAGAAAATTAATCGTATGCCAAATAAAATGAAGTTCTTATCAAATGATTATGACTTAAAGAATTATATTGCCCAATTTTTATTGATTGATAGTTTGATTCAATATTGTAAACAATTCAAAAAAGAAGCTCCTTATAATGTGTCAGTTTACTTAGATAGTAAACATTTAGATACATTGAAATCTGAATTGATACCAATTAGTAGCACATTTGATTATCCAGTAACTGTTAATCCATATTTATCAGATGTTGAGATGCTGATTGTTGGAGATTACGTGGAAATTGTGACAGAAAAGCATCGTCAAGCACTAAAAATAGCATCAAAAAATAAAAAATTTATAGAAACTGTTTCTCAGCAGTACGCTAGTGAAAAAGAGAAACAACTTGGTCGTATCGATTATAAACTAATCATCGCCTTAATGGTTTATTACTTTTTAAAAGATAGAGACTTATCAGACCCAGAATTATTAAGCCAATTAACAATTAATGAGGCATCCCTAGAAAAAGCATATAAATTTGCTAAAAAGAGAAAAAAAGAAATTGATAGTGATCAAAGGCAGAAAGCTCTGAATGATTTAACCAATATGTCATTAGGAAACTACTATATGCATACGATGATTTGGTCAAGTTATAATGATTCTAGTGGTGGATCTTCAGGTGGAGGATCTTCCTTTGGTGGAGGTTCATCTGGTGGTGGAGGCTTTTCTGGTGGTTGGTAA
- a CDS encoding carbohydrate ABC transporter permease, which yields MSRKKVAKVEIRAFSPKVDFFFNIMVALFAISCLVPFIFVIIISLTSETSLAENGYSFFPQEWSFASYKYIFAGQMSEKIFRAFGVTIFVTVFGTLVNASMTSLYAYVISRSNFPFRKFFTMFALITMLFSPGMVANYIVMTNMLQLKDTIWALILPLALGPFNILVMRTFFKKTVPDSIIESARIDGASEMTIFMKIVLPLAVPGIATISLFAALGYWNDWFNALLYIQKDNLVPLQYLLMKIQNNLDYLAKNTGMGSQIAGGLAALPSESARMAIVVVSTLPIALSYPFFQKYFVGGLTIGGVKE from the coding sequence ATGAGTAGAAAAAAAGTAGCTAAAGTTGAAATTCGAGCCTTTAGTCCTAAAGTCGATTTTTTCTTTAATATCATGGTGGCATTGTTTGCTATCTCATGCTTAGTCCCATTCATCTTTGTTATTATTATCTCACTAACAAGTGAAACATCTTTAGCAGAGAATGGGTATAGCTTTTTCCCACAAGAATGGTCTTTTGCTTCTTATAAATATATTTTTGCAGGTCAAATGTCTGAGAAAATATTTAGAGCATTTGGTGTGACGATTTTTGTAACCGTCTTTGGAACGTTAGTAAACGCGTCAATGACATCACTTTATGCGTATGTTATTTCTCGTTCGAATTTTCCATTTAGAAAATTCTTTACGATGTTTGCACTGATTACCATGTTGTTCTCACCAGGAATGGTAGCCAACTACATAGTTATGACAAACATGCTTCAATTAAAAGATACGATTTGGGCATTAATTTTACCACTTGCCTTAGGACCTTTTAATATTTTAGTTATGAGAACGTTCTTTAAAAAGACTGTTCCAGATAGTATCATTGAATCGGCTCGAATTGATGGAGCCAGTGAGATGACTATCTTCATGAAAATTGTCTTACCATTAGCCGTACCCGGGATTGCAACGATTAGTTTATTTGCAGCTTTAGGTTACTGGAATGATTGGTTTAACGCTTTGTTATATATCCAAAAAGATAATTTGGTTCCACTTCAGTACTTACTAATGAAAATCCAGAACAACTTGGATTACTTAGCTAAAAATACCGGAATGGGATCACAAATTGCAGGAGGATTAGCCGCTCTTCCAAGTGAGTCAGCACGTATGGCTATTGTGGTGGTTTCAACCTTACCGATTGCTTTAAGTTACCCATTCTTCCAAAAATATTTTGTGGGTGGTTTAACAATTGGTGGCGTGAAAGAATAA